GGTCACGGCGGTCGGCTCGCACGACACCGCGTCCGCGGTGGTCGCCGTGCCCGCCCGCGACGACTCGTTCGCCTACATCTCCTGCGGAACGTGGTCGCTGGTCGGCGCGGAACTGGACCGGCCGCTGTTCTCCGAGCAGGGCCGGGCGGCGAACTTCACCAACGAGCTCGGCGTCGACGGCAGGATCCGCTACCTGCACAACGTGATGGGCCTGTGGCTGCTCACCGAATCCGTCGACCGGTGGAGCCGGGCGGCCCCGGCGGTCGATCTGGAATCGCTGCTCGCGGAGGCCGCCGAGATCCCGCCCGGCAGGGTCGCCGAGTTCGACCCGAACGACGCCAGGTTCCTGCCGCCCGGCGACATGCCCGCCCGCATCGCGGCCTGGCTCACCGAGCACGACCGGCCGGTTCCGGGCACCCGCGCCGAATTCGTGCGCTGCATCCTGGAAAGCCTCGCCACGGCCTACGCCGAGTCCATCGACCTGCTCGAACGGATCACCGGCCGGGCACTGTCCACCGTGCACGTCGTCGGCGGCGGGGCGCGGAACACGCTGCTGTGCCGGCTGACCGCCGAGCGCACCGGCCGCACGGTGATCGCCGGGCCGGTGGAGGCCACCGCCCTCGGCAACGTCCTCGTGCAGTCCCGAGCGGCGGGGACGGTCAGCGGCACCTTGGAGTCGATGCGGGACCTGGTGCGCCGCACGTGCGAACTCCGGCACTACCGGCCGTCCCGCTGAGCGTCCTTGCTCGTTCTGCGTGGGGTCGGGTGGCGGAACCTCAGCGTTCTTCTCGCTGCGGGATCTTTTTCCCAAGTGGCTCCGCCACGAGGGAAAAAGCCGTCCTCGCGAGAAGAACGCTGAGAACCCGCGGGTGGTCGGTTTGCTCTGGTGGTCACTGCTCAGCGGCTTCGCCCCTGACAAGACAACGACGGTGATCCCGCGCGCACGCACCGGGCCGGGGGGGGGGCGAAGACAGGACTCGGTCCCAGGGCGCGGGGGCGGATCACTGGTCGTGGTGCCAGAACAGCGCTTCCGGGTTCTCGGTGGTGGGACCGTCCAGGATCGGCTGCGCCCGCCCGCGCAGGTGCAGGTCCAGGAACGCCGCCACGTACCGGTTGCCGAGCTCGGCGCCGCGCGCGCCGGGCAGCGGCTCACCGGGGAACTCGATGCCGTACTGGTTGACCAGCATGCTCAGGTCCGTGGCCGAACCGTGCCCGGAACCGTTCAACGTGATCCACCGCTTCCAGCCGCGCAGTCCTTCCCAGGTGGCGTCCCACGTGGAGTCCGTGCCGCCGGGACCGTGCGCGCCCGAGCCGAACATGAGGAACGGGCGGTCGAGCCCGCCGGCCGGGGGTTCGAAGAAGGTGCCGTCGAGGTTCACGCCCGCGTCGATCCGCGGGTCCGCGAGCATCGATTCGAGCGCGCTCGCGCCACCGATGGAATGCCCCACCATGCCGATCCGCCGCTCGTCGACGAGCTCGCCGAACTCCGGGGCGCGGGCGAGCTCGTCGAGCACGAACCGCACGTCGTCGCTCCTGCCGCGCACCACCTTCGCCATGTCCTGCGTCTCGCAGGCGACGCATTCGGTGACCCGCCCGTCGGGGAACTCGGTTCCCGCGGACTCGTGGTCGTGCCCGATGTCGGCCACGACGTAGCCGCGACCGGCCAGTTCCTCCGCCATCCCGCTCAACGTCGCCCGCGGCCACGAGAACCCCGGGGAGAGCACGACCAGCGGATGACCCTCGGGAGTGCGCAGTGCCGGTGCGCCGACCTTCGCGTGCGTGCCGACGGTGCTGAGGATCTCCGGTGGCTCGACCGGCTGCGCGCCGTGCTCCTCCTGCAGTTCCACGAACAACCGGGATTCGGCCGGGCTCACGTACCGCGTCGGCTCGCCCACCGGTTCCGCCGCCGGGTACCAGACGGTGAGCACGAGCTCGCGCCGTTCGGCAGGCACCCACGGGTCGGCCCGGGACTCGTCGCGCAGGTGCAGCGCCGTGGATCCGACCGGGTGCGGGCCGCTCGGCTCGGGCAGCGCGAGCGCCGGCTCCGATCGCGGTGGCTCGGCCACCGCCGTGGCCGGGACCGCCAGGCACAGCAGCGTTGCCGCCAACAACGCCCCCGTAGTGCGGTTCGGTTCGCCCATCGTGTTCTCCCCAGTGCTCGCAGGAACCGCGGTGTTCGCGGGAAACCGCCGACCGCGGCTTCGGAACCACACTGGCCCGGTGCACCCGGCCGGACATCGGGGAGATCACCGAGCCGGACCCCGGCGTTGCCCGATGCGCGGCGCGGACACCTGCGCGTTGCGGTGATCGTGCTGCCCGATGGGCGGAATTCCGTTGCGCCGAGGGCGATTCCCGCTCCGGCGACCGGGCGATGCCGGTGCACGGCCGAGTGATTCCTCCTGACACGGCACCGATCGGCCCGGAGCATGGCGGCTGTGTCCCTCCACCGCGTCGAACGGCCGTCCCCCGACGACCGCGGGAGCAGCACCGCCGCGATCGACGAGCACGCCACCACTCGCAGCACCCCGTTCGCCCCGCACGACGGGTTGCGCGACCTGCTCCCGCACCGGCCGCTGGCCCGGATGCACCACCCCGGTGACGCGCCGGGCTGGCTGGTGACCGGGTACTCCTCGGTCCGCGAAGTGCTCACCGATCAGCGCTTCCGCTCGCGCATCGACCTGCTTCGCGGCCCGGCCGACCGGCGACCCCAGGAGACCACGGCCGCACCCGGCCTGTTCAGCGTCATGGGACCGCCGGAGCACACCCGGTACCGGCGCAAACTGGTGTCGGCGTTCACCCTGCGGCGGGTTCGGGAGATGGAGCCGCTGGTGGAGCGGGCGGTCGCCGAACGGCTCGACGTGATGGAGCGCGCGGGCGGACCGATCGACCTCGTCGAGTCCTTCGCCAGCCCCGTCGCCTTCCAAGTGATCCGCGACCTGCTCGGGATGCCGATGGACCGGGCGTCGGTGCGGGCGACGACCGAAGCGCTGCTGCGGCTCGACGCCGACCCCGAGCAGGCCGGGCAGGCGTGGGAGCGGTTGCTGGCGGAACTGCGCGAGCACGTGCGCGCCAAGCACGCCGACCCCGGCACGGACCTGACTAGCGCGCTGGTGGCCGACGGGGAGCTCTCCGACGAGGAGATCGCGACCATGAGCGCGATGCTGGTCACCGGTGGAGACGACACGACGGCGAACATGCTCGCGCTGGGCACCTACGCCCTGCTGGCCCACCCCGCGGAACTCGCCTGGCTGCGCGAGAACCCGGCGGCCACCGGCACGGCGGTCGAGGAACTGCTGCGCTACCTGACGATCAACCAGTTCGGCACCACCCGCACGGCGCTGGAGGACGTGGAGCTGCACGGCCAGACCATCCGCCGGGGCGAGCTGGTCACGCTG
This window of the Saccharopolyspora gloriosae genome carries:
- a CDS encoding rhamnulokinase, which translates into the protein MAGAVAAVDLGATSGRVMLGRAGPDELRMRTVARFPNRPVRIRGALHWNVLELYREVCDGVRQATREADLASIGIDSWAVDYALLRGGRMLGMPHHYRDDRNAAAVPTVHEIVGPAELYEVNGLQHLPFTTTFQLAADREDGLLPLAERLLLIPDLLAYWLTGEQVAERTNASTTGLLDARTSQWSEVLLDRLGVGRDLVAPLVSPGERIGEITPEVADELGAGRSAVTAVGSHDTASAVVAVPARDDSFAYISCGTWSLVGAELDRPLFSEQGRAANFTNELGVDGRIRYLHNVMGLWLLTESVDRWSRAAPAVDLESLLAEAAEIPPGRVAEFDPNDARFLPPGDMPARIAAWLTEHDRPVPGTRAEFVRCILESLATAYAESIDLLERITGRALSTVHVVGGGARNTLLCRLTAERTGRTVIAGPVEATALGNVLVQSRAAGTVSGTLESMRDLVRRTCELRHYRPSR
- a CDS encoding alpha/beta hydrolase family protein, which translates into the protein MGEPNRTTGALLAATLLCLAVPATAVAEPPRSEPALALPEPSGPHPVGSTALHLRDESRADPWVPAERRELVLTVWYPAAEPVGEPTRYVSPAESRLFVELQEEHGAQPVEPPEILSTVGTHAKVGAPALRTPEGHPLVVLSPGFSWPRATLSGMAEELAGRGYVVADIGHDHESAGTEFPDGRVTECVACETQDMAKVVRGRSDDVRFVLDELARAPEFGELVDERRIGMVGHSIGGASALESMLADPRIDAGVNLDGTFFEPPAGGLDRPFLMFGSGAHGPGGTDSTWDATWEGLRGWKRWITLNGSGHGSATDLSMLVNQYGIEFPGEPLPGARGAELGNRYVAAFLDLHLRGRAQPILDGPTTENPEALFWHHDQ
- a CDS encoding cytochrome P450 yields the protein MSLHRVERPSPDDRGSSTAAIDEHATTRSTPFAPHDGLRDLLPHRPLARMHHPGDAPGWLVTGYSSVREVLTDQRFRSRIDLLRGPADRRPQETTAAPGLFSVMGPPEHTRYRRKLVSAFTLRRVREMEPLVERAVAERLDVMERAGGPIDLVESFASPVAFQVIRDLLGMPMDRASVRATTEALLRLDADPEQAGQAWERLLAELREHVRAKHADPGTDLTSALVADGELSDEEIATMSAMLVTGGDDTTANMLALGTYALLAHPAELAWLRENPAATGTAVEELLRYLTINQFGTTRTALEDVELHGQTIRRGELVTLSLSTANRDPEQFPEPDRLDLARSGAGHLAFGHGIHHCLGAQLARVELRAGFSGLLGRFPTLRLAVAPEQVPLRSAAVNYGVHTLLVDW